In Streptomyces sp. NBC_01707, a genomic segment contains:
- a CDS encoding acyltransferase, producing the protein MQGRYQQPLPPAVDSLEGGVAVAEPSPRSRPARKAVTAGRALPRLYVIDGIRLVAALMVALHHYVGTSRVDQPGNAFWGRPVSEIMPTVFRFASFGWIGVEIFFVISGFVICMSCWGRTPKDFFVSRVIRLYPAYWVAVALTVAVLVALPGVWGRPQGRDILLNLTMLQSGSGVANVDAVYWTLWSELRFYLLFMVMVAMGLTYRRVVVFCCVWGAAAMLAPVSEFPLLVLVADPSGAWYFIAGLALYLVHRFGQDLLLWGILTLALLMGQRELGLRVAYEGVSSWRGSVLIFTVFLLVMVAVALGFTDHIRWKWLVTAGCLTYPLYLMHYAIGTTLISRLHDAMDARLLVALVIAGFLVLSWLVHRLVERPAARLLKRGLESSFTRLRAFGHAV; encoded by the coding sequence ATGCAGGGCAGGTATCAGCAACCGCTTCCTCCGGCCGTCGATTCGCTCGAAGGTGGCGTCGCGGTGGCCGAGCCATCGCCGCGGAGTCGCCCGGCGCGGAAGGCCGTCACCGCCGGGCGGGCGCTGCCCCGGCTGTACGTCATCGACGGCATACGTCTGGTCGCCGCGCTGATGGTGGCCCTGCACCACTACGTGGGTACCTCGCGCGTCGACCAGCCGGGCAACGCGTTCTGGGGCCGGCCGGTGTCCGAGATCATGCCCACGGTGTTCCGCTTCGCGTCATTCGGCTGGATCGGCGTGGAAATCTTCTTCGTGATCAGCGGCTTCGTGATCTGCATGTCGTGCTGGGGCCGAACTCCGAAGGACTTCTTCGTCTCCCGGGTGATTCGCCTCTACCCGGCGTACTGGGTCGCCGTGGCCCTCACCGTGGCCGTCCTGGTCGCCCTGCCCGGCGTGTGGGGGCGGCCGCAGGGGCGGGACATCCTGCTCAACCTGACGATGCTGCAGTCGGGCTCCGGCGTGGCGAACGTCGACGCCGTCTACTGGACCCTCTGGTCGGAGCTGCGGTTCTACCTGCTCTTCATGGTCATGGTCGCCATGGGGCTGACCTACCGCAGGGTCGTCGTGTTCTGCTGCGTGTGGGGCGCGGCCGCCATGCTCGCCCCCGTGTCCGAGTTCCCGCTGCTGGTGCTGGTGGCCGACCCGAGCGGTGCCTGGTACTTCATCGCGGGTCTGGCCCTCTACCTCGTGCACCGCTTCGGCCAGGACCTACTGCTGTGGGGCATCCTCACCCTGGCGTTGCTCATGGGCCAGCGGGAGCTGGGGCTGCGGGTCGCGTACGAAGGCGTCTCCAGCTGGCGCGGATCCGTGCTGATCTTCACGGTGTTCCTGCTCGTCATGGTCGCTGTCGCGCTCGGCTTCACCGATCACATCCGCTGGAAGTGGCTGGTGACCGCGGGCTGCCTGACCTACCCGCTCTACCTGATGCACTACGCCATCGGAACGACGCTGATCAGCCGCCTGCACGACGCCATGGACGCCCGGCTGCTGGTCGCTCTCGTCATCGCCGGCTTCCTGGTCCTGAGTTGGCTGGTCCATCGCCTCGTGGAACGGCCGGCGGCGCGGCTGCTGAAGCGAGGGCTGGAATCCTCCTTCACCCGGCTGCGCGCCTTCGGGCACGCGGTCTGA
- a CDS encoding DUF5819 family protein — protein sequence MTRRAVLLVGAALLGLHFLLAAFSQSPYTPMKLRYYDKVSGYLDPYFAQNWMLFAPDPLADDRGILARAKCADGRVTEYYDVTSPYVHAAQESRFFPSRMSRLVGSSLQSLYNSDPLLDRLRKSEKEKKKPVLPLMPYEKNSREDAVRFLSRYSMTQMPQACGGDPRSIQIRMYVRELPPWSERDDPSAKDRISVQDYDWQKAGDLR from the coding sequence ATGACCAGGAGGGCGGTGCTGCTCGTCGGCGCCGCCCTCCTGGGCCTTCATTTCCTCCTCGCCGCCTTCTCACAGAGTCCGTACACCCCGATGAAGCTGCGCTACTACGACAAGGTGAGCGGCTATCTGGACCCTTATTTCGCACAGAACTGGATGCTTTTCGCACCCGACCCCCTCGCCGACGACCGCGGAATTCTCGCCCGGGCGAAATGTGCGGACGGCCGGGTCACCGAGTACTACGACGTGACGTCGCCGTACGTTCACGCCGCGCAGGAGAGCCGGTTCTTCCCCTCCCGTATGTCACGGCTGGTCGGCAGCAGCCTGCAGTCCCTCTACAACTCGGACCCGCTGCTCGACCGGCTGCGCAAGTCGGAGAAGGAGAAGAAGAAGCCGGTTCTTCCCCTCATGCCGTACGAGAAGAACTCGCGCGAGGACGCCGTCCGCTTCCTCTCCCGGTACTCCATGACGCAGATGCCTCAGGCCTGCGGAGGTGATCCCCGGAGCATCCAGATCCGTATGTACGTGAGGGAGTTGCCGCCCTGGTCCGAACGCGACGATCCGAGCGCGAAGGACCGGATCAGCGTGCAGGACTACGACTGGCAGAAGGCAGGTGACCTGCGATGA
- a CDS encoding serine hydrolase domain-containing protein: protein MGAVLMAGLSLRPVPVCVLRNSAPPLARHGHDPAAFVEIGSLSKVLTGTVLVRMARAGLLGLDDAVEQWLPTPPGSGITLRNLADHTSGLQRLPPGLTGPDPYAAFDGDALQALLGRLGEVTVRQPGQEAEYSNLGYAVLGAALVSAAGRPYEELVREHVLTPLGVDEVTAHPPADRLLGARSLFGGERDRWTLDGPMLPAGGLWATPRALATVVTGLLLERTLGEPAPSWQSAGPLLWHNGATRDASAFTGAVPRTGNWVLVHRLGGSPDRTDKIGLGLLAAGNTAEQDEGERA from the coding sequence GTGGGCGCAGTCCTGATGGCGGGCCTGTCACTACGTCCCGTTCCGGTCTGCGTGCTCAGGAACTCGGCTCCGCCGCTGGCCCGGCACGGGCACGATCCGGCCGCCTTCGTCGAGATCGGGTCCCTGAGCAAGGTTCTCACCGGCACCGTACTGGTACGGATGGCCCGGGCCGGCCTGCTCGGCCTCGACGACGCGGTGGAGCAGTGGCTCCCGACACCGCCCGGATCGGGCATCACGCTACGGAACCTGGCGGACCACACCTCGGGCCTGCAACGGCTGCCACCGGGCCTGACCGGCCCCGATCCCTACGCGGCCTTCGACGGGGACGCGCTGCAGGCCCTGCTGGGCCGACTCGGGGAGGTCACCGTGAGGCAACCAGGACAGGAGGCCGAGTACTCCAACCTCGGTTACGCCGTGCTCGGTGCGGCCCTCGTGTCCGCGGCCGGGCGACCGTACGAGGAATTGGTTCGTGAGCACGTGCTCACCCCACTGGGGGTGGACGAGGTGACCGCGCATCCGCCCGCCGATCGGCTGCTGGGAGCGCGGAGCCTGTTCGGCGGAGAACGCGACCGGTGGACACTGGACGGGCCGATGCTGCCCGCAGGCGGGTTGTGGGCCACGCCTCGCGCGCTGGCCACCGTGGTCACCGGACTGCTGCTCGAGCGCACGCTGGGCGAACCGGCGCCGTCCTGGCAGTCGGCGGGGCCGTTGTTGTGGCACAACGGGGCGACCCGCGATGCGTCGGCCTTCACCGGGGCAGTCCCCCGGACGGGGAACTGGGTGCTCGTGCACCGGCTCGGCGGATCGCCCGACCGCACCGACAAGATCGGACTCGGCCTGCTCGCCGCCGGGAACACGGCGGAACAGGACGAAGGCGAACGCGCATGA
- a CDS encoding phytoene desaturase family protein has protein sequence MTGVDAAVVGTGPNGLAAAVTLARAGLKVELYERADDIGGGLRSKALFDEDVMHDMCAAVHPMAAASHFFREFDLGARGVELLNPDISYAHPLDGGRAALAHRDLFATCEQLGPDGERWRGLMQPLLDHSTGVVDFVLSAGRMLPRDPLAPLLLAGRVLRHSTSLDGFRGEEAAALLTGVAAHAMGRLPSIASGAIAMLLGHLAHGSGWPLPRGGSARIAEAMAVDITAHGGLFHTGAPVSDLRELRHARTVFLDTSPKGFLALAASRLPARYARALGAFRYGPGAAKVDFLVSEPIPWRDPAVGRAGTVHIGGTHAEMVRQEGLTARGVPTGEPFVLLSDPAVTDPGRARPGRRPVWAYAHVPNGDTRDPIPLVRSRIERYAPGFGDTVIAQRAITAADYESYNPNYVGGDIGAGAITLTQSLLRPTPRLDPYRTPLPGVYLCSASTPPGPSVHGMSGYLAALSALRREFGVRTAPVLAPAAAAPTR, from the coding sequence ATGACCGGCGTCGATGCCGCCGTCGTCGGCACCGGTCCCAACGGACTCGCGGCCGCCGTCACGCTGGCACGCGCAGGCCTGAAGGTGGAACTGTACGAACGCGCCGACGACATCGGCGGCGGACTGCGCAGCAAGGCACTCTTCGACGAGGACGTCATGCACGACATGTGCGCTGCGGTGCATCCGATGGCCGCGGCCTCGCACTTCTTCCGCGAGTTCGACCTCGGCGCGCGCGGCGTCGAACTGCTGAATCCGGATATCAGCTATGCCCATCCGCTCGACGGCGGCCGGGCCGCCCTCGCCCACCGGGACCTCTTTGCGACCTGTGAGCAGCTGGGGCCGGACGGAGAACGCTGGCGCGGCCTGATGCAGCCGCTGCTCGATCACAGCACGGGCGTCGTCGACTTCGTCCTTTCGGCCGGCCGCATGCTGCCGCGCGATCCCCTCGCCCCGCTCCTGCTGGCCGGGCGGGTGCTGCGCCACTCCACCTCGCTCGACGGTTTCCGGGGAGAAGAAGCGGCGGCACTGCTGACGGGCGTGGCCGCACATGCGATGGGCCGGTTGCCCAGCATCGCCTCCGGAGCGATCGCGATGCTGCTCGGCCACCTGGCCCACGGATCGGGCTGGCCGCTGCCGCGCGGTGGAAGTGCGCGCATCGCGGAGGCGATGGCCGTCGACATCACCGCGCACGGCGGCCTCTTCCATACCGGAGCGCCCGTCTCCGACCTGCGTGAACTGCGGCATGCCAGAACCGTGTTCCTCGACACCAGCCCCAAGGGCTTCCTCGCTCTCGCCGCTTCCCGGCTGCCCGCCCGCTACGCCCGCGCACTGGGCGCCTTCCGTTACGGCCCCGGAGCGGCCAAGGTCGACTTCCTGGTCTCCGAACCGATCCCGTGGCGCGACCCGGCGGTGGGCCGGGCCGGCACCGTGCACATCGGTGGTACCCACGCCGAGATGGTGCGTCAGGAAGGGCTCACCGCCAGGGGTGTGCCGACCGGCGAGCCGTTCGTCCTGCTCTCGGATCCCGCGGTCACCGATCCCGGCCGTGCCCGGCCGGGCAGGCGCCCCGTGTGGGCCTACGCCCACGTGCCCAACGGTGATACGCGTGACCCGATCCCGCTCGTACGATCCCGGATCGAGCGGTACGCGCCCGGCTTCGGTGACACGGTCATCGCTCAGCGCGCCATCACGGCGGCCGACTACGAGTCGTACAACCCGAACTACGTCGGCGGGGACATCGGCGCCGGCGCGATCACGCTCACCCAGTCCCTCCTGCGCCCGACCCCGCGCCTGGATCCCTACCGCACTCCCCTGCCCGGGGTGTACCTGTGCTCCGCCTCCACGCCGCCCGGACCCAGCGTGCACGGCATGTCCGGCTACCTGGCGGCCCTTTCGGCACTCCGCCGCGAGTTCGGCGTCCGCACGGCTCCCGTCCTGGCCCCTGCCGCGGCCGCGCCGACCCGGTGA
- a CDS encoding helix-turn-helix transcriptional regulator produces the protein MSVFGLSQTEEAIYRHLLRNQKTSSDEIHQLLRIAPQQATESVNRLCAVGVLKRTAPGVLSAASPETAVRRLTELRLRELHQELEHVIRSQHLVSELRTEQGPKGVSAHGVEHLRSLPQIRDRIDDLAFFAREEILSIEPYTALTPENISHARRLDQRCLRRNVRMRSVVRREALDHPPTRVYLRELAAQGAAIRVAEDISERILVYDRRAALVPKDPADSARGALLAHEEGLVANIVALFEKIWDQAEDLTDGADGQADAGGSGPGEIERRVLEAMCRGSKDEIGARALGISVRTYRRHVAELLRLLGASSRPHAALVARERGWI, from the coding sequence ATGTCTGTTTTCGGGCTGTCACAGACAGAAGAGGCGATATATCGGCATCTCTTGCGAAATCAGAAGACGTCCAGCGACGAGATTCATCAACTTTTGCGCATCGCGCCGCAACAGGCCACGGAGTCGGTGAACCGGCTGTGTGCGGTCGGAGTACTGAAACGCACCGCTCCCGGTGTCCTGTCCGCCGCCAGTCCGGAGACCGCCGTCCGCCGTCTCACCGAGCTACGCCTGCGCGAGCTGCACCAGGAGCTCGAACACGTCATCCGGTCCCAGCACCTTGTCTCCGAACTCCGCACCGAACAAGGGCCGAAGGGCGTCTCCGCACACGGCGTGGAGCACCTTCGGAGCCTGCCGCAGATCCGCGACAGGATCGACGACCTCGCCTTCTTCGCGCGTGAGGAGATCCTCTCCATCGAGCCCTACACCGCGCTGACGCCCGAGAACATCTCGCATGCCCGCAGGCTCGACCAGCGCTGTCTGCGCCGGAATGTCCGCATGCGCAGCGTGGTCCGCAGAGAGGCGCTCGATCACCCGCCCACAAGGGTCTACCTGCGGGAGCTCGCGGCGCAGGGTGCCGCGATCCGGGTGGCCGAGGACATCTCCGAGCGGATCCTCGTCTATGACCGGCGTGCCGCCCTGGTGCCCAAGGACCCCGCCGACAGCGCACGTGGGGCCCTGCTGGCGCATGAGGAGGGTCTGGTCGCCAACATCGTGGCCTTGTTCGAGAAGATCTGGGACCAGGCCGAGGATCTGACGGACGGTGCCGACGGACAGGCCGACGCCGGAGGCAGCGGTCCCGGGGAGATCGAACGGCGGGTGCTGGAAGCGATGTGCCGGGGCAGCAAGGACGAGATCGGTGCCCGTGCCCTGGGCATCTCCGTACGGACCTATCGACGGCATGTCGCGGAGCTGCTGCGGCTCCTGGGAGCCTCCAGTCGCCCGCACGCCGCCCTGGTGGCCCGCGAACGCGGCTGGATCTGA
- a CDS encoding TolB family protein: MRFTHAALTAGLAVAASLPLSGTASAGGTVGAGLITATDYSAGSPATVALDPATGSVTTTFAQAAEDGVVSPKGSRVAYIQRRDTCIPQDEGCMYARDLVIAEADGSDRRVLAQGVRPEDATAPYVGHPDWSPNGKRIVYDSPRGLEWIATDGTGAEVLTSGSRGTFSPDGRSIAFLKTTSYETPDGWESGSDVYVLDLATREVRAVTTDHQAWSTPADWSPDGQRVVQSTGNGLRITDVATGAATEPQWPTPLSGIQNPVFSPDGSRIAFTAVDDLAGTSGVYVVDATDDGNLGVITDRPVTLTDWLAD, from the coding sequence GTGCGCTTCACACATGCTGCGTTGACCGCCGGGCTCGCGGTTGCGGCGAGCCTGCCACTGTCGGGAACCGCAAGCGCCGGGGGAACGGTGGGGGCGGGGCTGATCACCGCCACGGACTACTCCGCGGGGTCCCCCGCCACCGTCGCGCTGGACCCGGCGACCGGCTCCGTAACCACCACGTTCGCCCAGGCCGCGGAGGACGGGGTCGTCTCACCCAAGGGCTCCCGGGTTGCGTACATCCAGCGCCGGGACACCTGCATACCGCAGGACGAGGGCTGCATGTACGCCCGCGACCTGGTGATCGCCGAGGCCGACGGCAGCGATCGGCGCGTCCTGGCCCAGGGCGTCCGGCCCGAGGACGCCACCGCGCCGTACGTCGGACACCCTGACTGGTCACCGAACGGCAAGAGGATCGTCTACGACAGCCCACGCGGCCTGGAGTGGATCGCCACGGATGGCACCGGTGCCGAGGTGCTCACCTCCGGCAGCCGCGGCACGTTCTCCCCGGACGGCCGGAGCATCGCCTTCCTGAAGACCACCTCGTACGAGACACCGGACGGCTGGGAGTCCGGCTCCGACGTCTACGTCCTGGACCTGGCCACCCGTGAGGTCCGCGCCGTCACGACCGACCACCAGGCGTGGTCGACGCCCGCCGACTGGTCCCCCGACGGGCAGCGCGTCGTCCAGTCCACCGGGAACGGTCTGCGCATCACGGACGTGGCCACCGGCGCCGCCACCGAGCCGCAGTGGCCGACGCCCCTCTCCGGTATCCAGAACCCGGTCTTCTCGCCCGACGGCAGCCGGATCGCCTTCACCGCCGTCGACGACCTCGCCGGCACGAGTGGCGTCTATGTAGTCGACGCCACCGACGACGGGAACCTCGGCGTGATCACCGACCGTCCCGTGACCCTCACGGACTGGCTGGCCGACTAG
- a CDS encoding ATP-binding protein, which translates to MTGWFVRDYSQDDLEAVILLDMESGTTGEPPLFQLSDTVAALQALHPAVVAMADDVMIGAAVSRVEGDRAWILRICMAPSWRHRGLGSALITTLEHRLFAGGVRTVHAVLPEGETGAAALHNCDFDTRSGLVFFEKRGPVTPQAIGMLAALGAELPPGGLWQKVAGMEREKRLIERRLVLPLAHPELAAQHGVELPRAVMLFGPPGTGKSTFAHAIASRLGWPFVELFPARLAAEYGLAAGLNRRFDEIAQLDHALVFIDEVEEIAVERTGADPTAVGIVNELLKAIVRFRSQDGRLLVCATNNVTTLDPAFLRHGRFDYVLPIGPPDHTARAALWGSYLARAGAEADNAALASASEGFTPADIAHAARTVSQSQFERTIDTGTRARPTTDDYLETIGATKPTVSSAMAQEFSDQSDKFARI; encoded by the coding sequence ATGACGGGTTGGTTTGTCAGGGACTACTCCCAGGACGATCTCGAGGCGGTGATCCTCCTGGACATGGAGAGCGGCACGACCGGAGAACCTCCCCTCTTCCAGCTCTCCGACACCGTGGCGGCCCTCCAAGCCCTTCATCCGGCCGTGGTGGCCATGGCGGACGACGTGATGATCGGGGCCGCGGTGAGCAGGGTGGAAGGCGACAGGGCGTGGATCCTGCGTATCTGCATGGCCCCGTCCTGGCGGCATCGAGGTCTGGGCAGTGCCCTGATCACCACCCTTGAGCACCGGCTCTTCGCCGGTGGTGTCCGGACGGTGCACGCGGTACTGCCCGAGGGCGAGACCGGTGCCGCCGCTCTGCACAACTGCGACTTCGACACCCGCTCCGGCCTGGTGTTCTTCGAGAAGCGCGGGCCCGTGACCCCTCAGGCGATCGGCATGCTGGCCGCGCTCGGTGCGGAGCTGCCGCCCGGAGGGCTGTGGCAGAAGGTCGCGGGCATGGAACGGGAGAAGCGGCTCATCGAGCGACGTCTGGTCCTGCCGCTGGCCCATCCGGAACTGGCCGCCCAGCACGGGGTGGAGCTGCCGCGCGCGGTCATGCTGTTCGGTCCGCCCGGGACGGGCAAGAGCACCTTCGCGCACGCGATCGCCAGCCGCCTGGGATGGCCCTTCGTCGAACTGTTCCCCGCGCGTCTCGCCGCCGAATACGGGCTGGCGGCCGGGCTGAACCGACGGTTCGACGAGATCGCCCAGCTCGACCACGCACTGGTCTTCATCGACGAGGTCGAGGAGATCGCCGTCGAACGCACCGGCGCGGACCCGACCGCGGTCGGCATCGTCAACGAGCTGCTCAAGGCGATCGTCCGGTTCCGCAGCCAGGACGGCCGACTGCTCGTCTGCGCCACCAACAACGTGACCACGCTGGACCCGGCCTTCCTGCGGCACGGTCGCTTCGACTACGTACTGCCCATCGGCCCTCCCGACCACACGGCCCGCGCCGCGCTGTGGGGGAGCTACCTGGCACGAGCGGGCGCGGAGGCCGACAACGCGGCACTCGCGTCCGCCAGTGAGGGATTCACGCCCGCCGACATCGCCCACGCCGCGCGTACCGTCTCCCAGTCCCAGTTCGAGCGCACCATCGACACCGGAACCCGGGCCCGCCCCACCACGGACGACTACCTGGAGACGATCGGCGCGACCAAGCCCACGGTCAGCAGCGCCATGGCCCAGGAGTTCTCGGACCAGAGCGACAAGTTCGCCCGCATCTAG
- a CDS encoding ammonium transporter, which produces MTPVTLAAAGLDSGDTAWLLAATALVLLMTPGLALFYGGMVRSKSVLNMLMMSFVSIALVTVVWLVAGYSLAFGDDVFAGLIGNLDHAGMAGIGPGTLTGSVPTLLFTTFQLTFAIITAALISGAVADRMRFAAWLVLVPVWTLLVYVPVAHWVWGPGGWIAHSLGALDFAGGLVVEIACGASGLALALVVGPRIGFKKDAMRPHNLPMVMLGAGLLWFGWLGFNGGSALGANGLAAASLLNTLVAGSTGLLGWLFVEQKRDGHPTTFGAASGAVAGLVAITPACGTVSILGGAVVGLAAGVVCSYAVAWKFRFDYDDSLDVVGVHFVGGVVGTLLIGLFATATMTGGKEGLLYGGGPGQLARQAVAVLAVAAYTFLVTYGIGKAIDKLMGVRASTEEELTGLDQTVHAESAYDHGVLGHAAPQALALSTPHSKNGSPAT; this is translated from the coding sequence TTGACCCCCGTGACCCTGGCCGCGGCAGGCCTCGACTCAGGCGACACCGCCTGGCTGCTCGCCGCCACCGCGCTCGTCCTGCTGATGACTCCCGGGCTGGCCCTGTTCTACGGCGGCATGGTCCGTTCGAAGAGCGTCCTCAACATGCTGATGATGAGCTTCGTCTCCATCGCGCTGGTCACCGTCGTCTGGCTGGTCGCCGGCTACTCGCTGGCCTTCGGCGACGACGTCTTCGCCGGCCTCATCGGCAACCTCGACCACGCGGGCATGGCGGGCATCGGTCCCGGCACCCTCACCGGCAGCGTCCCCACCCTGCTGTTCACCACGTTCCAGCTCACCTTCGCGATCATCACGGCGGCACTGATCAGCGGCGCCGTCGCGGACCGCATGAGGTTCGCGGCCTGGCTGGTGCTCGTGCCGGTGTGGACCCTGCTCGTATACGTTCCCGTCGCACACTGGGTGTGGGGACCCGGCGGCTGGATCGCGCACTCCCTGGGCGCCCTGGACTTCGCCGGGGGCCTCGTGGTGGAGATCGCGTGCGGAGCGTCGGGCCTGGCACTCGCCCTGGTGGTGGGCCCGCGCATCGGCTTCAAGAAGGACGCCATGCGCCCGCACAACCTGCCGATGGTGATGCTCGGTGCCGGGCTGCTCTGGTTCGGCTGGCTCGGCTTCAACGGCGGCTCGGCCCTCGGTGCCAACGGTCTTGCCGCGGCCTCGCTCCTCAACACCCTCGTCGCCGGATCCACCGGCCTGCTCGGCTGGCTCTTCGTCGAGCAGAAGCGCGACGGCCACCCGACCACCTTCGGCGCGGCGTCGGGCGCGGTCGCCGGACTGGTGGCGATCACGCCCGCATGCGGCACGGTCAGCATCCTGGGCGGCGCCGTGGTCGGACTCGCGGCCGGCGTCGTCTGCTCGTACGCGGTCGCGTGGAAGTTCCGGTTCGACTACGACGACTCGCTGGACGTGGTCGGCGTGCACTTCGTCGGAGGTGTCGTCGGCACCTTGCTCATCGGCCTGTTCGCGACGGCCACGATGACCGGCGGCAAGGAGGGTCTCCTCTACGGGGGCGGCCCGGGCCAGCTCGCCCGGCAGGCCGTCGCCGTCCTCGCCGTGGCTGCGTACACGTTCCTGGTGACCTACGGGATCGGTAAGGCGATCGACAAGCTGATGGGGGTGCGCGCCTCCACGGAGGAGGAGCTCACGGGCCTGGACCAGACGGTGCACGCGGAGAGCGCCTACGATCACGGCGTCCTGGGTCATGCCGCCCCGCAGGCCCTCGCCCTCTCGACACCTCACTCCAAGAACGGGAGCCCTGCCACATGA
- a CDS encoding P-II family nitrogen regulator translates to MKLITAIVKPYRLDEVKTALRELGVQGLTVTEASGYGRQRGHTEVYRGAEYRVDLVPKARIEVVVEDADADLVIDAVVRAARTGKIGDGKVWAVPVDTVVRVRTGERGPDAL, encoded by the coding sequence ATGAAGCTCATCACCGCGATCGTCAAGCCGTACCGCCTTGACGAGGTGAAGACCGCACTGCGGGAGCTCGGCGTGCAAGGACTGACCGTTACGGAGGCCAGCGGATACGGGCGTCAGCGCGGCCACACCGAGGTGTACCGGGGCGCCGAGTACCGGGTCGACCTGGTGCCCAAGGCCCGCATCGAGGTCGTCGTCGAGGACGCGGACGCGGACCTGGTCATCGACGCGGTGGTCCGCGCCGCCCGGACCGGCAAGATCGGCGACGGCAAGGTGTGGGCGGTGCCGGTGGACACGGTGGTGCGGGTCCGTACGGGCGAGCGGGGCCCGGACGCGCTGTAG
- a CDS encoding PP2C family serine/threonine-protein phosphatase, whose protein sequence is MPYVAVTALSHTGLIRDHNEDSLVAGPWTLCGTVTENPQTLLFPLGAPLVVAVADGIGGQPAGEVASALVVRELAAIGPSLDSEETVGDALKACNHAVYAAAVGHPERAAMGTTVAGAVVLADSLLVFNVGDSRVLDATQDGLRRVSVDDSPPLAPGRRTTSLITQALGGATRFSAVTPHVTTLPLSAGDRYLVCTDGLTDPVTEDELDSLLRVHNDCRVAFELWKAAIEAGGPDNITLAVVRIGE, encoded by the coding sequence ATGCCGTACGTAGCTGTCACTGCACTGAGCCACACCGGGCTGATCCGCGATCACAATGAGGACAGCCTCGTTGCCGGACCGTGGACGCTGTGCGGCACCGTGACCGAGAACCCGCAGACGCTGCTGTTCCCTCTCGGCGCACCGCTCGTCGTCGCGGTCGCCGACGGTATCGGCGGGCAGCCGGCCGGCGAGGTGGCCAGTGCGCTGGTCGTCCGCGAACTCGCTGCGATCGGCCCTTCGCTGGACAGCGAGGAAACCGTGGGTGACGCTCTGAAGGCCTGCAATCATGCGGTGTACGCAGCCGCCGTCGGTCATCCGGAGCGGGCCGCCATGGGGACCACGGTCGCGGGTGCCGTCGTGCTGGCGGATTCGCTGCTCGTCTTCAATGTCGGCGACAGCAGGGTGCTCGACGCGACTCAGGACGGACTTCGCCGGGTGAGTGTCGACGACAGCCCGCCGTTGGCGCCGGGCCGGCGCACCACGTCGCTCATCACGCAGGCGCTCGGTGGTGCCACCCGGTTCAGCGCCGTCACGCCGCACGTGACGACGTTGCCGCTGTCCGCGGGCGATCGTTACCTGGTCTGCACCGACGGGCTGACCGACCCGGTGACCGAGGACGAGCTCGACAGCCTGCTGCGGGTGCACAACGACTGCAGGGTTGCGTTCGAGCTGTGGAAGGCCGCCATCGAGGCGGGCGGCCCCGACAACATCACGCTGGCGGTGGTACGCATCGGCGAGTAG
- a CDS encoding DUF72 domain-containing protein, which produces MPMLVGTSGWQYKDWRGVLYPPGQPQRLWLEEYARQFGTVENNNAFYRLPTAEIFASWRERTPEGFVMAVKASRYLTHLKRLRDPEEPVHRLLDHAQGLGDRLGPVLLQLPSHFREDTEALDACLTCFPDTVRVAVELRHTSWWEAERKLRTVLERHGSALCWADRWSRPVTPLWRTASWGYVRFHGGIAEPPPRYGRQALKSWARRIVETWPDTNDVYVYFNNDLGGAAVVDAAKFARAAAALGRTVSRTPPAPPARSTS; this is translated from the coding sequence ATGCCCATGCTCGTCGGAACGTCAGGGTGGCAGTACAAGGACTGGCGCGGCGTTCTCTATCCCCCCGGGCAACCGCAGCGGCTGTGGCTGGAGGAGTACGCCCGGCAATTCGGCACGGTGGAGAACAACAACGCCTTCTACCGGCTTCCCACTGCGGAGATCTTCGCCTCCTGGCGCGAGCGGACCCCGGAGGGGTTCGTCATGGCGGTCAAGGCCAGCCGCTACCTGACCCATCTGAAGCGGCTGCGCGACCCCGAGGAGCCGGTGCATCGGCTGTTGGATCACGCCCAGGGTCTCGGCGACCGCCTGGGACCCGTGCTGCTGCAACTGCCGTCGCACTTCAGGGAGGACACCGAGGCTCTGGACGCCTGCCTGACCTGCTTTCCCGACACGGTCCGGGTGGCCGTCGAACTCCGCCACACCTCGTGGTGGGAGGCGGAGCGAAAGCTCCGGACGGTACTGGAACGGCACGGCAGCGCGCTGTGCTGGGCCGATCGGTGGTCCCGCCCGGTGACACCGCTGTGGCGTACGGCGTCGTGGGGGTACGTACGGTTTCACGGCGGCATCGCAGAGCCGCCGCCGCGCTACGGCCGCCAGGCGTTGAAGTCCTGGGCCCGCCGCATCGTCGAAACCTGGCCCGACACGAACGACGTCTATGTGTACTTCAACAACGACCTGGGCGGCGCGGCCGTCGTGGACGCCGCGAAGTTCGCACGGGCAGCAGCCGCGTTGGGCCGGACGGTGAGCCGTACGCCTCCGGCCCCGCCGGCACGGTCCACGTCCTGA